A genome region from Camelus ferus isolate YT-003-E chromosome 25, BCGSAC_Cfer_1.0, whole genome shotgun sequence includes the following:
- the EEF1D gene encoding LOW QUALITY PROTEIN: elongation factor 1-delta (The sequence of the model RefSeq protein was modified relative to this genomic sequence to represent the inferred CDS: deleted 2 bases in 2 codons), with protein MRSGKASCALETVWEDKQKYEEAEGPFHEHEAVRATAPATAQQLLAAAPAVNGPGGEDVEEADAPDGSRSDRGKSPNGKKPLQKKRKRSPKGWLSQADLALVGLSADHVWLDKPLFDQAESSYHQRLADVAAQAPWGPCTHGSQVACHHVTWGIWVNKSSFDQAERAFVEWSQALLLAVEGGGQQAAPDTGQQAAAPDLHLIRQPSPPANNQPPLGSLQALVQGVWLEKPRYDAAERGFYEAMFDGHPPGKVRLRERAGQAEGARRGRKDRRGRSAVGGKRLEQRRANGEAPSALPYWYFLHKDAEAPWLSKPTYDSAECRHHAAEALRTAWRLEAASLARQPSAWSGPSVSSLRSKKMATNFLVHEKIWFDKFKYDDAERRFYEQMNGPVAGSSRQENGASVILRDIARARENIQKSLAGSSGPGATSGPSGDHSELVVRIASLEVENQSLRGVVQDLQQAVSKLEARLSALEKSSPAHRATAPQTQHVSPMRQVEPPARKVATATEDDEDDDIDLFGSDEEEDREAARLREERLRQYAEKKTKKPALVAKSSILLDVKPWDDETDMAQLEACVRSIQMDGLTWGGSKLVPVGYGIHKLQIQCVVEDDKVGTDLLEEEITKFQEHVQSVDVAAFNKV; from the exons ATGAGGAGCGGGAAGGCCTCCTGTGCCCTGGAGACCGTCTGGGAGGACAAGCAGAAGTATGAGGAAGCCGAGGGGCCCTTCCACGAGCACGAGGCTGTGCGAGCCACCGCCCCCGCCACCGCCCAGCAGCTCCTGGCCGCAGCCCCGGCTGTGAACGGGCCAGGcggggaggatgtggaggaggCAGACGCCCCCGACGGCAGCAGGAGCGACCGCGGGAAGAGCCCCAACGGGAAGAAGCCCCTGCAGAAGAAGAGGAAGCGCTCCCCGAAGGGCTGGCTCAGCCAGGCGGACCTGGCCCTCGTGGGCCTCTCAGCCGACCACGTCTGGCTGGACAAGCCACTTTTTGACCAGGCAGAGAGTTCCTACCACCAGAGGCTGGCAGACGTGGCTGCCCAGGCCCCCTGGGGTCCCTGCACCCATGGAAGCCAGGTTGCCTGCCACCACGTGACCTGGGGCATCTGGGTCAACAAGTCTTCCTTTGACCAGGCAGAGCGGGCGTTCGTGGAATGGTCTCAGGCATTGCTGCTGGCTGTAGAGGGGGGCGGCCAGCAGGCAGCTCCCGACACAGGCCAGCAGGCAGCCGCCCCGGACCTGCACCTCATCCGCCAGCCCAGCCCTCCGGCCAACAACCAGCCCCCACTGGGCAGCCTGCAGGCGCTCGTGCAGGGGGTGTGGCTCGAGAAGCCGCGGTACGACGCAGCCGAGAGGGGCTTCTACGAGGCCATGTTTGACGGCCACCCTCCTGGGAAGGTGCGCCTGCGGGAGCGGGCCGGCCAGGCTGAGGGCGCCAGGCGGGGCCGCAAAGACCGGCGGGGCCGCAGCGCAGTGGGAGGCAAGCGGCTGGAGCAGCGACGGGCCAACGGGGaggccccctcc gccctgccctacTGGTACTTCCTGCACAAGGATGCCGAGGCCCCCTGGCTCAGCAAGCCCACCTACGACAGCGCTGAGTGCCGCCACCATGCTGCTGAGGCCCTGCGCACGGCCTGGCGCCTCGAAGCCGCATCCCTGGCCCGCCAACCCAGCGCCTGGTCTGGCCCTTCCGTGTCCAGCCTGAGATCCAA GAAAATGGCCACAAACTTCCTTGTGCACGAGAAGATCTGGTTCGACAAGTTCAAGTACGACGATGCAGAAAGGAGGTTCTACGAGCAGATGAACGGGCCCGTGGCCGGCTCCTCACGCCAG GAGAACGGCGCCAGTGTGATCCTCCGTGACATCGCGAGAGCCAGAGAAAACATCCAGAAGTCCCTCGCTGGG AGCTCGGGGCCTGGGGCCACCAGTGGGCCCAGTGGAGACCACAGTGAGCTGGTCGTCCGGATTGCCAGCCTGGAAGTGGAGAACCAGAGCCTGCGAGGGG TGGTGCAGGATCTGCAGCAGGCTGTCTCAAAGCTGGAGGCCCGGCTGAGCGCACTGGAGAAGAGCTCGCCAGCCCACCGAGCCACGGCCCCACAGACGCAG CACGTGTCTCCCATGCGCCAAGTGGAGCCCCCTGCCAGGAAGGTGGCCACTGCCACGGAGGATGACGAGGATGATGACATCGACCTGTTTGGCAGCGACgaggaggaggacagggaggcGGCCCGGCTGCGGGAGGAGAGGCTGCGGCAGTACGCTGAGAAGAAG ACCAAAAAGCCTGCCCTGGTGGCCAAGTCCTCCATCCTCCTGGATGTCAAGCCT tgGGATGACGAGACAGACATGGCCCAGTTGGAGGCCTGTGTGCGCTCCATCCAGATGGACGGGCTGACGTGGGGGGGCTCCAAGCTGGTGCCGGTGGGCTACGGCATCCACAAGCTACAGATCCAGTGTGTGGTGGAGGACGACAAGGTGGGGACAGACCTGCTGGAAGAGGAGATCACCAAGTTCCAGGAGCAC GTGCAGAGCGTCGACGTTGCTGCTTTCAACAAGGTCTGA